The bacterium DNA segment GTTCTTATAGCGGGCCATTTAATGCTTTCTCCTTTCAGTTATAATATATTGTTTACATTATACCTGATTATTTAATACAAAGAAAGTACTTTTTGATGAAAATAGGGGTTTTTCGACAGGCAAAACGCCGAAGCTCACTGGCGGGCTACTGCCCGTCCAGTGCAGCACAATTGTTAGGCTATTTTATTTTTCTTTTTAAGCTGTCTGATATACTAAAACTTCATGGGTAAGCCGGTCTGATAATTTATCTGACTCAACCTCAAGGTCATAATGGCTTTGAAGATTAATCCAGAATTGAGCAGACATTTTAAAATAACGACCAAGCCGTAAGGCAGTATCTGCTGTGATACTGCGTTTGCCATGAACTATTTCATTTATGCGCCGGGGAGGAACATTAATATCATGGGCAAGTCTATACTGGCTGATTTCCATTGGTTTAAGAAATTCTTCAAATAGTATTTCGCCTGGATGTACAGGTGGCATTTTTTTATGAGTCATGGTTAAAACCTCCTTAATGGTAATCAACAATTTCAACATTATACGAATTGCCGTCATGCCATTTAAAGCAAATCCGCCACTGTCGATTAATACGAATGCTATGTTGTCCCTTTCTATCATCTCTTAAACTTTCAAGATGATTAGAAGGGGGGATTTTTAAATCCTCCAAAGCTGTTGTTGCGTCTAGCATCCACAATTTATTTAAAGCAACTTTTTGTATGTCTTGTGGTAACTTTTTAGAAAACAAACGATTGTATATTTTTTCCGTTTCCTTACACTTGAAGGACTTAATCATGTCTTAATAATAACGCATATAGGATATTAATGTCAAGCGTTATTATTATTCGCTATTCGAAGGATTATTCTTCTGCAAAATAGTCTGAATCAATTTTCTTTATTTCATAGCTTGAAACAGGGTAAACAGCTACATTATTGTCAATCATCAACTGGGCAAGAGTTTTTCCGTCAATCAAGACTATTTTGATATCGATTTTTGATGTGTATTCTTGTGCTTCTTTAGTAAAGTCAGAGGTTGTAATAAAAATCCCTTTCTTCGCGCGTTGTCCCTGTAACGCTCCCGCAAATTTCTGAATTTCCGGCCTGCTTACTGTATTTTCCCATCGTTTCGCTTGTACATAAATAATATCAAGCCCCAGTTTATCTTCTTTTATAATTCCGTCGATTCCTTCATCACCCGTTTTCCCAATAGCTTCACCTGCATCTTTACGGCTACCCCCGTAACCCATTTTGACCAGTAATTCAATGACTGTTTTTTCAAAAAGAGCAGGATCGCTGGATTTAATAAGTTGAAGAAGTTCATTTGCTAAAGATTCTTTTAACTTAAAATAAGAGGTTTCAAAAATTTCTTCAGGTGTACTGGTTTGATCTGCCTCAGAAGTTTTTTCTTCTTCTTTTTCCCGTTTGAGAGCCCGGAATTCCTTAAATTCCGGAAATTGTTCGAGAAAGTTGACATCAATTTTATCCGGATTATTTTTTAAAACCTCAAGGCCTCTATTTGTTATCACATAATAACCCCGGCGTGTGGATTTTATAAGCGCAGATTTTTTCAAGTAAGTTCTTGCCCAGCCAACACGATTATCAAATATTTGTTGCCGTCCGCTTGGAAGAAGCTCTTTTAATTCTTGTTCGGTTAGTTTAAAATATTTGGAGAGATTATCAACGGTTTCCTGTTTAGAGTGTTCTTCTTTATCAGAAGCAAATTTCAAAAAGGGGAGCATTATTGATTGGTAATCTGGGATTGCCATAAATTTATAATCTCCTTATTTTTTGGGCTAACATTTACTTTTATGTTTATTCTATAGTTTAGTAAAATATTACTCTCAACCATATGCTTTGTCAATCATTTTTGTTAAAAAAACTATTGATCTTGCATAAATATTCGGTATAATAATAAATATTTAAATATTATACGGAATCTATATAAGTTATAAATATAATTATATATGATAGATAAGTTCAGGGATTACCTTCTGGTTAAAGCAAATATTAATCCAAAGCATGTTCCTTTTTATTTGAAATGGACATCTGACTGCTATAACTTTCTGGATTCAGACTTATCAAATAACATTAATAACGAACAGAAAAATCAGTTTCTTAAACATATTTCGAGAAACCATGAAGATTGGCAGATAAAACAGGCAGATAACGCCTTAAGGCTTTATAATTATTTTCTTTCATCTTCACAAATAATTTCCCCTCCTAAACCATCGGGAATCAGCAAGGAATGGGCATCACTTGAAACAAAAACAAGGAATATATTAAGGCTTAAACACCGCTCATACAGCACAGAAAAAACTTATATTATATGGCTGCAGTCATTTCGTAAGTTTATAAAGGATAAACCGCCTTCGGCTTTGGAAACAATTGATATTCAGAATTTTTTAAGTTCACTTGCCGTTGAACGTAAAGTCTCTTCCTCTACTCAAAATCAAGCCTTGAACGCGATTATATTTGTTTATAAATATGCTCTTGAAAAAGATATTGGCGAAAATGAATTGAACGCCGTCCGCTCATCATATAAGCGTAAATTACCGGTTGTCCTGACCGTTAAAGAAGTGCATTCGATATTCGACTTTTTATCGGGAACCAACCGTCTTATGGCGATGCTTATTTATGGATGCGGCCTGCGCCTGCAGGAATGTCTTTCTCTCAGGATAAAAGACATTGATTTGGAACAAAATATACTTATTGTTCGTGCAGGCAAAGGTGATAAGGACCGCCGGACTGTATTACCAGAGAGGCTTAAAGACGAACTTATCAAACATATTTCAGAAATCAGG contains these protein-coding regions:
- a CDS encoding integron integrase, with translation MIDKFRDYLLVKANINPKHVPFYLKWTSDCYNFLDSDLSNNINNEQKNQFLKHISRNHEDWQIKQADNALRLYNYFLSSSQIISPPKPSGISKEWASLETKTRNILRLKHRSYSTEKTYIIWLQSFRKFIKDKPPSALETIDIQNFLSSLAVERKVSSSTQNQALNAIIFVYKYALEKDIGENELNAVRSSYKRKLPVVLTVKEVHSIFDFLSGTNRLMAMLIYGCGLRLQECLSLRIKDIDLEQNILIVRAGKGDKDRRTVLPERLKDELIKHISEIRTLYEEDRKNNVQGVFLPNALDKKYPNAGKEWIWFWLFPSKSISVDPRTHIVRRHHMHPASLQKAFKIAVGKAGIPKFASIHALRHSFATHLLENGYDIRTIQELLGHSNLQTTMIYTHIATKNILGVQSPLDKQL
- a CDS encoding HigA family addiction module antitoxin, which translates into the protein MTHKKMPPVHPGEILFEEFLKPMEISQYRLAHDINVPPRRINEIVHGKRSITADTALRLGRYFKMSAQFWINLQSHYDLEVESDKLSDRLTHEVLVYQTA
- a CDS encoding restriction endonuclease; this translates as MAIPDYQSIMLPFLKFASDKEEHSKQETVDNLSKYFKLTEQELKELLPSGRQQIFDNRVGWARTYLKKSALIKSTRRGYYVITNRGLEVLKNNPDKIDVNFLEQFPEFKEFRALKREKEEEKTSEADQTSTPEEIFETSYFKLKESLANELLQLIKSSDPALFEKTVIELLVKMGYGGSRKDAGEAIGKTGDEGIDGIIKEDKLGLDIIYVQAKRWENTVSRPEIQKFAGALQGQRAKKGIFITTSDFTKEAQEYTSKIDIKIVLIDGKTLAQLMIDNNVAVYPVSSYEIKKIDSDYFAEE
- a CDS encoding type II toxin-antitoxin system RelE/ParE family toxin, which translates into the protein MIKSFKCKETEKIYNRLFSKKLPQDIQKVALNKLWMLDATTALEDLKIPPSNHLESLRDDRKGQHSIRINRQWRICFKWHDGNSYNVEIVDYH